A section of the Campylobacter porcelli genome encodes:
- the fabD gene encoding ACP S-malonyltransferase: MRVGFIFPGQGSQSVGMGQEIYGEFKAAKELLDSASEYCDIDFKSLLFEENDKLGQSEFTQPAIVLNSLMCFEALKHSLDLQAQISFGHSLGEFSALSVSGAIKPLEVIKLVNLRGKFMMQDCLGIGAGMMVVLGLSNEKVEEICKNSNRQIWPANYNCDGQIVVAGIRSDLELSAGEFKSAGAKRAMLLDMSVASHCPLLQNASIKLANELEGLLSDEFSPVVSNVTAKIYSTKKEALELLKLQLVSPVLYQNSVENYANSVDCFIEFGASVLKGMNKKICDKPTYSITNLSSLKETLEALR; the protein is encoded by the coding sequence ATGAGAGTTGGGTTTATTTTTCCAGGTCAAGGCTCACAAAGCGTTGGTATGGGGCAAGAGATATATGGCGAGTTTAAGGCTGCTAAAGAGCTATTAGATAGTGCTAGTGAGTATTGTGATATTGATTTTAAATCACTGTTATTTGAAGAAAATGATAAGCTAGGTCAGTCTGAATTTACTCAACCAGCTATCGTGCTAAATTCGCTAATGTGCTTTGAAGCACTTAAACATAGCTTGGATTTACAAGCACAAATTAGCTTTGGTCACTCTTTGGGTGAGTTTAGCGCTCTTAGCGTAAGTGGCGCTATTAAGCCACTTGAAGTTATTAAATTGGTAAATTTGCGTGGTAAATTTATGATGCAAGATTGTTTAGGCATTGGTGCTGGAATGATGGTTGTGCTAGGTCTTAGCAATGAAAAAGTAGAAGAGATTTGTAAAAATAGCAATAGACAAATTTGGCCAGCAAACTACAATTGCGATGGTCAAATCGTGGTAGCTGGTATTAGAAGTGATCTTGAGTTAAGTGCGGGTGAGTTTAAATCTGCTGGGGCTAAGAGAGCTATGCTGCTTGATATGAGCGTAGCAAGCCATTGCCCACTTCTTCAAAATGCTAGCATTAAGCTTGCTAATGAGCTAGAGGGTCTATTGAGTGATGAGTTTTCGCCGGTGGTTTCAAATGTAACTGCTAAGATCTACTCTACTAAAAAAGAGGCCTTAGAGCTATTAAAGCTACAATTAGTTAGTCCAGTGCTATATCAAAATAGTGTTGAAAATTATGCTAATAGCGTTGATTGTTTTATTGAATTTGGTGCGAGTGTGCTAAAGGGAATGAATAAAAAAATCTGCGATAAACCAACATACAGCATTACGAATTTAAGCTCACTTAAGGAAACTTTAGAGGCTTTAAGATGA
- the atpC gene encoding ATP synthase F1 subunit epsilon, with the protein MNTIHLEIVTPEGLIFSNDAKMVVLPGSDGEFGVLPGHASLVSLLQIGVVDIENLDGSHDAVAIDWGYAKIDKNKITILVDGAVYVSGNSESDIAKSIENAKNLVRKMHDSNGILATALAKIENSARVR; encoded by the coding sequence ATGAATACAATACATTTAGAAATAGTCACCCCAGAAGGGCTAATATTTTCTAATGATGCTAAAATGGTAGTCCTTCCTGGTAGCGATGGTGAATTTGGTGTTTTGCCAGGTCATGCTTCTTTAGTTTCACTACTTCAAATTGGAGTAGTGGATATTGAGAATTTAGATGGAAGTCATGATGCCGTTGCTATTGATTGGGGTTATGCTAAGATTGATAAGAATAAAATTACTATTTTGGTTGATGGTGCTGTGTATGTAAGCGGTAATAGTGAGAGCGATATTGCCAAATCTATAGAAAATGCTAAAAATCTTGTTAGAAAAATGCATGATAGTAATGGAATTTTAGCTACTGCATTGGCTAAGATAGAGAACTCTGCAAGGGTTAGATAA
- the atpG gene encoding ATP synthase F1 subunit gamma — protein sequence MSNLKDIKRKIKSVQNTQKTTKAMKLVSTAKLKKAEEAARHSRVYALKINEVLSEIAYEINKFKIVGEGNKFFDTEAKLEKVDIIFVTADKGLCGGFNIATIKTIRNMIDEYKAKKIKVRLRAVGKKGIEFFNFQGIEILESYRGVSSAPTYEKAQEVIRAAINDFTSGVTDKVVLVHNGYKNMISQEIRVNTIVPVEPPKIQDDNQNDSLMDFEPEHDDRILDELMRKYFEYSMYYALIDSLAAEHSARMQAMDNATNNAKERVRELNLAYNKARQESITTELIEIISGVESMK from the coding sequence ATGTCAAATTTAAAGGATATTAAAAGAAAGATTAAGAGCGTTCAAAATACGCAAAAGACTACAAAGGCGATGAAGCTAGTCTCTACTGCTAAACTCAAAAAAGCAGAAGAGGCAGCTCGCCATTCGCGTGTTTATGCTCTAAAGATCAATGAGGTCTTAAGCGAGATTGCTTACGAAATTAATAAATTTAAGATCGTTGGTGAAGGAAATAAATTTTTTGACACAGAGGCCAAGCTAGAGAAAGTTGATATAATTTTTGTTACTGCTGATAAGGGTCTTTGTGGTGGTTTTAATATCGCAACTATCAAAACAATAAGAAATATGATAGATGAGTATAAGGCTAAAAAAATCAAAGTTCGCTTAAGGGCTGTGGGTAAAAAAGGTATTGAATTTTTCAATTTTCAAGGTATTGAAATTTTAGAAAGTTATCGCGGTGTTAGCTCAGCACCTACATATGAAAAAGCTCAAGAGGTGATAAGAGCAGCTATTAATGATTTTACATCTGGTGTAACTGATAAGGTTGTATTAGTTCATAATGGTTATAAAAATATGATCTCTCAAGAGATTAGGGTTAATACCATAGTGCCAGTTGAACCTCCAAAAATTCAAGATGATAATCAAAATGACTCATTGATGGATTTTGAGCCAGAGCATGATGATAGAATACTTGATGAGCTTATGAGAAAATATTTTGAGTATAGTATGTATTATGCTCTTATAGACTCTTTGGCTGCTGAACATAGTGCTAGAATGCAAGCTATGGATAATGCCACAAATAACGCAAAAGAGAGAGTAAGAGAGTTAAATCTTGCTTATAATAAGGCAAGACAAGAAAGCATTACAACAGAGCTTATAGAGATTATAAGTGGCGTTGAGAGTATGAAGTAA
- a CDS encoding biopolymer transporter ExbD, with product MINFDENPELNITPLVDIMLVLLAILMVTTPAIIYEEQITLPDGSKSKALSQEIKSLTVRIDHQRQVYIDQSKMSLNELGDNLILISKKYDKNSPVYIKADKRLIYDDVMFVLKSMKNAGFSKVALETNG from the coding sequence ATGATAAATTTTGATGAAAATCCAGAGCTAAATATAACACCTTTGGTTGATATTATGCTGGTTTTGTTAGCTATTTTGATGGTTACAACTCCAGCTATTATCTATGAAGAGCAAATTACTTTACCAGATGGCTCAAAGTCTAAAGCACTATCTCAAGAGATTAAGAGCTTAACAGTTAGAATAGATCACCAAAGACAGGTATATATAGATCAGTCTAAAATGTCTTTAAATGAGTTAGGCGATAATCTAATCTTAATATCTAAAAAATATGATAAAAATTCTCCAGTATATATCAAGGCTGATAAGAGACTAATTTATGATGATGTGATGTTTGTTTTAAAGAGTATGAAAAATGCAGGTTTTTCTAAGGTTGCTTTAGAGACAAATGGCTGA
- a CDS encoding FKBP-type peptidyl-prolyl cis-trans isomerase, producing MSKVIKMFYELKDASSGEILESNIGGQEIAFVSGKNQVLEALESGVINLSVGQKATIKILASEGVGEYDENALQTLPKEQFAGIDLKVGMELFGEGEDGSTVRVSVKAIGENDVTVDFNHPYAGRDLEFNVQITENRDADADEELTGVVAMPHVCGCGGHDHGHGHHHSHGGCGSHGGGCGSHHHDDSDECCNGAHHDENGGGCCGKHH from the coding sequence ATGTCAAAAGTTATAAAGATGTTTTACGAGCTTAAAGATGCTAGTAGTGGCGAGATTTTAGAGTCAAATATCGGCGGTCAAGAGATCGCTTTTGTAAGTGGTAAAAACCAAGTTTTAGAAGCTTTAGAAAGCGGAGTTATAAATTTAAGCGTAGGCCAGAAGGCTACTATTAAAATCCTAGCTAGTGAGGGTGTGGGCGAGTATGATGAAAACGCTCTTCAAACCTTGCCTAAAGAGCAGTTTGCTGGTATTGATTTAAAAGTCGGTATGGAGCTTTTTGGCGAGGGTGAAGATGGCAGCACTGTTAGAGTAAGCGTCAAAGCCATTGGCGAAAATGATGTTACTGTGGATTTTAACCACCCATATGCTGGTAGGGATTTGGAATTTAATGTTCAAATTACAGAAAATAGGGACGCTGATGCTGATGAGGAGCTAACAGGCGTTGTAGCTATGCCTCATGTGTGTGGTTGCGGTGGTCATGATCATGGACATGGACATCACCATAGCCATGGTGGTTGCGGTAGTCATGGCGGTGGCTGTGGTAGCCATCATCACGATGATAGCGATGAGTGTTGTAATGGTGCTCACCACGATGAAAATGGTGGCGGCTGCTGCGGCAAACACCACTAA
- the atpA gene encoding F0F1 ATP synthase subunit alpha, with protein sequence MSVKLKADEISSIIKERIENFDLSVNIEETGKVISVADGVANVYGLKNVMAGEMVEFENGQKGMALNLEESSVGVVVLGSCNDIKEGSSVKRLARLLRVPVGDALIGRVVNALGEPIDGKGAIDATESRFIEEKAKGIMARKSVHEPLQTGIKAIDGLVPIGRGQRELIIGDRQTGKTTVATDTIINQKGQDVICIYVAIGQKQSTVAQVVKKLEEYGAMDYTIVVNASASDAAALQYLAPYAGVTMGEYFRDNSRHALIIYDDLSKHAVAYREMSLILRRPPGREAYPGDVFYLHSRLLERASKLSDKLGAGSLTALPIIETQAGDVSAYIPTNVISITDGQIFLESDLFNSGIRPAINVGLSVSRVGGAAQIKAIKKVSGTLRLDLAQYRELQAFAQFASDLDESSRKQLERGQRMVEVLKQPPYSPLPVENQVVIIFAGSNGYLDDIPVSAVTKFEAELYPYIEAKYPDIFEQIRNKKALDKDIEEALDKALNEFKAIFSAE encoded by the coding sequence GTGAGTGTTAAGTTAAAAGCTGATGAGATTAGCAGTATCATCAAAGAACGCATAGAAAACTTTGATCTTAGCGTTAATATTGAAGAGACTGGCAAAGTTATATCAGTCGCAGATGGTGTGGCAAATGTTTATGGTCTTAAGAATGTCATGGCTGGCGAGATGGTTGAATTTGAAAATGGTCAAAAAGGTATGGCATTAAACCTAGAAGAGAGCAGTGTAGGGGTTGTTGTCTTAGGTAGTTGTAATGATATTAAAGAAGGAAGTAGCGTAAAGAGACTTGCTAGACTTCTTAGAGTGCCAGTTGGTGATGCGTTAATTGGTCGTGTTGTAAATGCTCTTGGCGAACCAATAGATGGCAAAGGTGCTATCGATGCTACAGAAAGTAGATTTATCGAAGAAAAAGCCAAAGGAATTATGGCTAGAAAATCTGTCCATGAGCCGCTACAAACAGGTATTAAAGCTATTGATGGTCTTGTGCCAATTGGTAGAGGTCAAAGGGAGCTTATTATTGGAGACCGCCAAACTGGTAAAACTACAGTCGCTACTGATACAATCATTAATCAAAAAGGTCAAGATGTTATATGTATTTATGTAGCTATCGGTCAAAAGCAATCAACCGTAGCACAAGTTGTCAAAAAGCTTGAAGAGTATGGTGCTATGGATTATACAATTGTTGTAAATGCAAGTGCAAGCGATGCAGCAGCCTTACAATATCTAGCTCCATATGCAGGTGTAACAATGGGAGAGTATTTCCGTGATAACTCTCGCCACGCTCTTATCATCTATGATGATTTAAGCAAACACGCTGTGGCTTATCGTGAGATGTCGCTTATCCTTCGCCGCCCACCAGGTCGCGAGGCTTATCCAGGAGATGTATTTTATCTACACTCAAGACTACTTGAAAGAGCAAGTAAGCTAAGTGATAAGCTAGGAGCAGGAAGCTTAACAGCTTTACCTATTATCGAAACTCAAGCAGGCGATGTTTCGGCTTATATCCCAACAAATGTTATCTCCATTACAGATGGTCAAATTTTCCTTGAGAGCGATCTATTTAACTCAGGTATCCGCCCAGCTATCAATGTTGGTCTATCTGTATCCCGTGTTGGCGGTGCAGCACAGATAAAAGCTATCAAAAAAGTCTCTGGAACGCTAAGACTTGATCTAGCTCAATATAGGGAACTTCAAGCATTTGCTCAATTTGCAAGTGATCTTGATGAGAGCAGTAGAAAGCAACTTGAAAGAGGTCAAAGAATGGTTGAAGTGTTAAAACAACCACCATATAGCCCACTTCCAGTTGAAAATCAAGTTGTTATTATATTTGCAGGTAGTAATGGATATTTAGATGATATTCCAGTATCGGCAGTTACTAAATTTGAAGCTGAGCTCTATCCGTATATTGAGGCTAAATACCCAGATATTTTTGAGCAAATTCGTAACAAAAAAGCACTTGATAAAGATATTGAAGAAGCACTAGATAAAGCATTAAATGAATTTAAAGCAATATTTAGCGCTGAATAA
- the atpD gene encoding F0F1 ATP synthase subunit beta, which yields MKGVISQVMGPVVDVDFTDYLPKINEAIEVNFTVEGNRHRLVLETAAHLGDNRVRTIAMDMSEGLTRGLEATALGTPISVPVGEKVLGRIFNVVGDLIDEGTEENFDKKWSIHRDPPPFEEQSTKSEIFETGIKVVDLLAPYAKGGKVGLFGGAGVGKTVIIMELIHNVAFKHSGYSVFAGVGERTREGNDLYNEMKESGVLDKVALCYGQMNEPPGARNRIALTGLTMAEYFRDEMGLDVLMFIDNIFRFSQSGSEMSALLGRIPSAVGYQPTLASEMGKLQERITSTKKGSITSVQAVYVPADDLTDPAPATVFAHLDATTVLNRAIAEKGIYPAVDPLDSTSRMLDPQILGEEHYKIARGVQAVLQKYKDLQDIIAILGMDELSEEDKLTVDRARKIEKYLSQPFFVAEVFTGSPGKYVSLEETIAGFKGILEGKYDHLPENAFYMVGNIDEAIAKAEKMKA from the coding sequence ATGAAAGGTGTAATTAGCCAAGTTATGGGTCCTGTAGTTGATGTTGATTTCACAGACTACTTGCCTAAAATTAACGAAGCTATTGAAGTAAATTTTACTGTTGAAGGCAATAGACATAGATTAGTATTAGAGACTGCTGCACATCTTGGCGATAATAGAGTAAGAACAATTGCTATGGATATGAGCGAAGGTCTTACTCGCGGTTTAGAAGCTACAGCTCTTGGTACGCCTATTAGTGTTCCAGTTGGCGAAAAGGTTTTGGGTAGAATTTTTAATGTTGTAGGCGACTTAATAGATGAGGGTACTGAAGAAAATTTTGATAAAAAATGGTCTATTCATAGAGATCCACCACCATTTGAAGAGCAAAGCACAAAGAGTGAAATTTTTGAAACTGGTATTAAAGTAGTTGATCTTTTAGCCCCATATGCAAAAGGTGGTAAAGTAGGGCTATTTGGTGGTGCTGGTGTTGGCAAAACGGTTATTATAATGGAGCTTATCCATAATGTAGCGTTTAAACATAGCGGTTACTCTGTATTTGCTGGTGTTGGTGAAAGAACAAGAGAGGGTAATGACCTTTATAATGAGATGAAAGAATCTGGTGTTTTAGATAAAGTTGCCCTATGCTATGGACAGATGAATGAGCCACCAGGGGCAAGAAATCGTATAGCACTTACTGGTCTTACAATGGCTGAGTATTTCCGTGATGAGATGGGGCTAGATGTTCTTATGTTTATTGATAATATCTTTAGATTTTCTCAATCAGGCTCAGAGATGTCAGCACTTCTTGGGCGTATTCCTAGTGCTGTTGGTTATCAGCCTACGCTAGCTAGTGAGATGGGGAAACTTCAAGAGAGAATTACATCGACTAAAAAAGGCTCAATCACATCTGTTCAAGCTGTATATGTGCCAGCTGATGACCTTACTGACCCAGCACCGGCTACTGTTTTTGCTCACCTTGATGCCACAACAGTTCTTAATCGTGCCATTGCTGAAAAAGGTATCTATCCAGCGGTTGATCCACTAGATTCAACTTCAAGAATGCTTGATCCGCAAATTTTAGGCGAAGAGCACTATAAAATTGCTCGTGGTGTTCAAGCTGTGCTTCAAAAATACAAAGATTTACAAGATATTATTGCGATTCTTGGTATGGATGAGCTTAGCGAAGAAGATAAACTTACAGTTGATAGAGCTAGAAAGATAGAAAAATACCTATCTCAACCATTCTTCGTAGCTGAAGTTTTCACAGGTAGCCCTGGTAAATATGTAAGCCTTGAAGAGACAATTGCAGGGTTTAAAGGTATTTTAGAGGGTAAATATGACCACCTACCAGAAAATGCGTTCTATATGGTAGGAAATATTGATGAGGCGATCGCTAAAGCTGAAAAAATGAAAGCGTAA
- a CDS encoding MotA/TolQ/ExbB proton channel family protein, with the protein MESIELFISYLSKSSLVTIIVLSWLSLYFIISFTILFSRYSGLNNWIKREKQALEAILLGKRLETTDSSLNKCSQDNLSKERLEVFISLAQTNSTSGLTTLSIIASTSPFIGLFGTVISILETFAALGQGGGSASLSVIAPAISEALVATGCGIFVAIPAYSFNLLIKRKAYELISLIQRESNLLLSSK; encoded by the coding sequence GTGGAATCTATAGAGCTTTTTATAAGTTATCTATCTAAAAGTAGTTTAGTGACAATCATTGTCCTTTCATGGTTGTCGCTATATTTTATTATTAGTTTTACAATTTTATTCTCACGATATAGTGGCCTTAATAACTGGATTAAGAGAGAAAAACAAGCTTTAGAAGCTATCTTGCTTGGCAAAAGGCTTGAGACTACTGACTCATCTTTAAACAAGTGTTCGCAAGACAATTTAAGTAAAGAGCGTTTAGAGGTTTTTATCTCATTAGCTCAAACCAATTCTACTAGCGGCTTAACAACTCTATCTATAATAGCATCTACCTCGCCATTTATTGGTTTGTTTGGAACGGTTATTAGCATACTAGAGACATTTGCAGCACTTGGTCAAGGTGGAGGCTCGGCCTCTTTATCTGTGATTGCACCAGCAATTTCTGAAGCTCTTGTCGCTACTGGTTGTGGAATTTTTGTAGCGATTCCTGCTTATAGTTTTAATCTCTTAATAAAGCGTAAAGCTTATGAGCTAATAAGCCTTATTCAAAGAGAATCAAATTTATTGCTTAGTAGTAAATAG
- a CDS encoding TonB C-terminal domain-containing protein → MSSKFGISYNTTTAFWLSVVLYLFIIFFIFFKLSRYEESIKYTNDLDAFMDVYVVDTNLAQNIVSPEQKDKKIDEKKVEDEMQSPTQIAQKTTNKDLPPPEPDKPNLNFSDLFSQAAPIEITPNTTQAIQSNAKSDLETNLKTAADIIASLQKDINTKAPKSSMTGVYNKYMGDIVEIIQSRWIAYRADTNNQAKVKVIIDEFGKLSYSIDEYSLNSAFNSKVREYLERLKDLEFPIPPSKNSIVINVNLIDQIETELE, encoded by the coding sequence ATGAGTAGTAAATTTGGTATCTCATATAATACTACAACTGCTTTTTGGCTTTCAGTAGTTTTATATCTTTTTATTATATTTTTTATATTTTTCAAGCTTAGTAGATATGAAGAGAGTATAAAATATACAAATGATTTAGATGCTTTTATGGATGTTTATGTAGTTGATACAAATTTAGCTCAAAATATAGTATCGCCAGAGCAAAAAGATAAAAAAATAGATGAGAAAAAAGTAGAAGATGAGATGCAATCTCCTACACAAATAGCACAAAAAACAACAAATAAAGATCTCCCACCCCCAGAGCCAGATAAGCCAAATTTAAATTTCAGCGATCTTTTTAGCCAAGCTGCACCTATAGAAATTACACCAAATACAACCCAAGCTATCCAAAGTAATGCTAAAAGCGATTTAGAAACAAATTTAAAAACCGCAGCTGATATTATCGCTTCTTTACAAAAAGATATAAATACTAAAGCTCCAAAATCATCTATGACAGGGGTGTATAATAAATATATGGGAGATATAGTTGAGATTATCCAAAGCAGATGGATTGCATATAGAGCCGATACAAATAATCAAGCAAAAGTAAAAGTCATTATAGATGAATTTGGAAAATTAAGCTATAGTATCGATGAGTATTCACTAAATAGTGCTTTTAATAGTAAGGTGCGAGAGTATTTAGAACGCCTAAAGGATTTGGAATTTCCAATCCCGCCTAGTAAAAACAGCATAGTGATAAATGTAAATTTAATTGATCAAATAGAAACGGAGTTAGAGTGA
- a CDS encoding tetratricopeptide repeat protein, producing the protein MKKIFYFAAIVAATSMFAEVSVFDAGNINKENPYGLTENEKVLLNNKKKVDRLDQNIGSMQSDVSLVQENIEGVKSLLDGINKRILAIETRVNELENNLNLQKTTSTKDIANLKSQIKANQAQQDKDIKKITTALSELTSLISSKSVETTDAKSTNSESNDKKSDTKEKRSDSLKLDDMPGAEVLAMADKAYKSKEYLKASECFEHLIKKNYKPAYSNFMLGEISYFNKDYKSAIPYYEKSVAISQKGNYMPKLLYHTAISFDKIGDTKSANKFYKALKQAYPDSQEAKTAPDRK; encoded by the coding sequence ATGAAAAAAATATTTTATTTTGCAGCCATTGTGGCTGCAACTTCTATGTTTGCTGAAGTTTCAGTATTTGATGCAGGTAATATAAATAAAGAGAATCCATATGGTCTTACTGAGAATGAAAAAGTCTTGCTAAATAATAAAAAAAAAGTAGATAGACTAGACCAAAATATCGGCTCTATGCAATCTGATGTATCATTAGTCCAAGAGAATATTGAGGGCGTTAAGAGTCTTTTAGATGGTATAAATAAGAGAATTTTGGCTATAGAGACTAGGGTAAATGAGTTAGAAAATAATCTAAATTTACAAAAGACTACAAGCACTAAAGATATTGCAAATTTAAAATCACAGATTAAGGCAAATCAAGCCCAACAAGATAAAGATATTAAAAAGATCACAACAGCACTTAGTGAGCTAACTTCTCTTATTAGTAGTAAGAGTGTTGAAACCACAGATGCTAAATCTACAAATTCAGAGTCTAATGATAAAAAGAGTGATACTAAAGAAAAGAGATCAGATAGTCTTAAACTAGATGATATGCCTGGGGCTGAAGTGCTTGCTATGGCAGATAAAGCCTATAAATCTAAAGAGTATTTAAAGGCTAGTGAGTGCTTTGAGCATTTGATTAAAAAGAACTATAAACCAGCTTATTCAAATTTTATGCTTGGGGAGATTTCATATTTTAATAAAGATTACAAATCTGCCATACCATATTATGAAAAGAGTGTTGCGATAAGCCAAAAGGGCAATTATATGCCAAAGCTTTTATATCATACGGCTATTAGTTTTGATAAGATAGGGGATACCAAAAGTGCTAATAAATTTTATAAAGCACTAAAACAAGCATACCCAGATAGCCAAGAAGCTAAGACGGCACCTGATAGAAAATAA
- a CDS encoding OmpA family protein — protein sequence MKKLVLVSTVAAALFMAGCSSKSPEVDMSADANKAGQQGAMSDAERLNSLQAQVQNVYFDFDKFNIRPDMQSRINQNASIFNQAGNFKIMIEGNCDEWGSDEYNYALGVKRAKAGKDALIAQGIAADRIEITSNGESKPVCTDKTKDCDAQNRRDEFRLLP from the coding sequence ATGAAAAAGTTAGTTTTAGTTTCGACTGTTGCTGCGGCTCTATTTATGGCTGGTTGTAGCTCAAAATCTCCAGAGGTAGATATGAGTGCAGATGCAAATAAGGCTGGCCAACAAGGCGCTATGAGCGATGCTGAGAGATTAAACTCGCTACAAGCTCAAGTTCAAAATGTATATTTTGATTTCGATAAATTTAATATCCGCCCAGATATGCAAAGTAGAATTAATCAAAACGCTTCTATATTTAATCAAGCTGGTAATTTTAAAATCATGATAGAAGGCAACTGCGATGAATGGGGTAGCGATGAGTATAACTATGCTCTAGGTGTAAAAAGAGCAAAAGCTGGAAAAGATGCTCTAATAGCTCAAGGTATAGCAGCTGATAGAATCGAAATCACAAGTAATGGCGAGAGCAAACCTGTATGTACTGACAAAACAAAAGATTGCGATGCTCAAAATCGTCGTGATGAATTTAGATTGCTTCCATAA
- the tolB gene encoding Tol-Pal system protein TolB, whose product MKKLFLLLIICLGLSAADATIDVVNKGLVLPKIIVQDATTDFANRAMQDKFFKLVVGDLKVGSAFEVSDRYYTSKFDDSAIISADERADLIYRYALTQLGDRVNLKLKVLNVKTNKEHFSSEYTQSADKFVFLAHKSMVDMARNLNLPPIDWMDKSIIFSQYTAPGKSNIVVADYTLTYQKVVVSGGLNIFPKWANKDQSAFYYTSYIKSVPTLYKFDLKSNNKSKILQSGGMIVASDVSQDGTKLLLTMAPNDQSDIYLYDIISKNLKRITTFSGIDVNGNFVDNDTKVVFVSDRLGYPNIFATSIDGGAVEQMVFHGKNNNSISTFENYVVYSSRESINEYAQKTFNLYLISTKSDYVRQLTAGGVNTYPRFSSDGGSIIFIKSLGVSSAVGIIRVNENRSFQFPLRIGKLQSIDW is encoded by the coding sequence GTGAAAAAGCTATTTTTGTTGTTAATTATCTGCTTGGGATTATCCGCTGCAGATGCTACCATAGATGTAGTAAATAAGGGGCTTGTGCTACCTAAGATTATAGTCCAAGATGCTACAACTGATTTTGCTAATAGAGCAATGCAAGATAAATTTTTTAAGCTTGTTGTTGGTGATTTAAAGGTTGGATCGGCATTTGAGGTATCTGATAGGTATTATACTAGCAAATTTGATGATAGTGCGATAATAAGTGCTGATGAGAGAGCTGATCTTATATATAGATATGCTTTGACACAGCTAGGAGATAGGGTAAATTTAAAGCTTAAAGTCCTTAATGTAAAGACAAATAAGGAACATTTTAGCAGTGAATATACCCAAAGTGCTGATAAATTTGTATTTTTAGCACACAAAAGTATGGTTGATATGGCTAGAAATTTAAATTTACCACCTATAGATTGGATGGATAAATCCATAATATTCTCTCAATACACAGCCCCTGGAAAGAGTAATATTGTGGTTGCTGATTACACGCTTACATATCAAAAAGTCGTAGTAAGCGGCGGATTAAATATATTTCCTAAATGGGCCAATAAAGACCAAAGTGCATTCTACTACACTTCATATATCAAATCAGTCCCAACCTTATATAAATTTGATCTAAAAAGCAACAACAAGAGCAAAATTCTTCAAAGTGGCGGAATGATAGTAGCAAGCGATGTTAGCCAAGATGGCACTAAACTCCTTCTAACCATGGCTCCAAATGACCAAAGTGACATATATCTATATGATATTATAAGCAAAAATTTAAAAAGAATTACCACATTTAGCGGAATTGATGTCAATGGTAATTTTGTAGATAATGATACAAAAGTGGTATTTGTAAGTGATAGATTGGGGTATCCTAACATATTTGCTACTAGTATAGATGGTGGGGCGGTTGAACAGATGGTATTTCATGGCAAGAATAACAACTCAATTAGCACTTTTGAAAACTATGTAGTCTATTCTAGTCGAGAAAGTATTAATGAGTATGCTCAAAAAACATTTAATCTCTATTTAATCTCTACTAAAAGTGACTATGTAAGACAGCTTACTGCTGGCGGAGTAAATACATATCCTAGATTTTCTAGCGATGGGGGGAGTATTATTTTTATCAAAAGCCTAGGGGTTAGTAGTGCAGTTGGGATTATAAGAGTTAATGAAAATCGTAGTTTTCAGTTTCCATTAAGAATTGGAAAGCTTCAATCAATTGATTGGTAA